A DNA window from Engystomops pustulosus chromosome 6, aEngPut4.maternal, whole genome shotgun sequence contains the following coding sequences:
- the TUBB1 gene encoding tubulin beta-1 chain — MREIVHLQIGQCGNQIGAKFWEVISDEHGIDNVGNYKGESDLQLERINVYFNEAHSHKYVPRAVLVDLEPGTMDSLRSSTIGPLFRPDSFIHGNSGAGNNWAKGHYTEGAELIESVMDVVRKESESCDCLQGFQLVHSLGGGTGSGMGTLLINKIREEYPDRIMNTFSIMPSPKVSDTVVEPYNAILSIHQLIENTDETFCIDNEALYDICFRTLKMSNPTYGDLNHLVSMTMSGVTTSLRFPGQLNADLRKLAVNMVPFPRLHFFMTGFAPLTSRRSQQYKALTVPELTQQMFDARTMMTACDPHHGRYLTVAGIFRGRMSTKEVDEQMLAVQSKNSAYFVEWIPNNVKVAVCDIAPRGLKLASTFIGNNTAIQEIFKRIAEQFSAMYRRKAFLHWYTGEGMDEMEFTEAECNTHDLIAEYQQYQDATADIEDYFEEVEETEVVQVTETVLKG, encoded by the exons TTCTGGGAGGTGATTAGTGATGAGCATGGTATCGACAATGTTGGCAACTACAAAGGAGAGTCAGACCTGCAGCTGGAGAGGATCAATGTCTACTTCAATGAGGCTCATT CTCATAAGTATGTTCCTAGAGCTGTGCTTGTGGATCTGGAACCTGGCACCATGGACAGTTTGCGCTCCAGCACTATTGGACCTCTCTTTCGTCCAGACAGCTTCATCCAtg gtaattctggagctggcaacaACTGGGCAAAAGGCCACTACACGGAGGGTGCAGAGCTGATTGAGTCTGTGATGGATGTAGTGAGAAAAGAGAGCGAGAGCTGTGATTGTCTACAAGGATTTCAGCTGGTGCACTCTCTTGGGGGAGGAACCGGCTCTGGAATGGGCACTCTCCTTATTAACAAGATTCGTGAAGAATACCCAGACAGGATCATGAACACCTTCAGCATCATGCCTTCACCCAAGGTGTCAGACACAGTGGTGGAACCTTACAATGCCATCTTATCTATTCACCAACTAATTGAGAACACAGATGAAACCTTCTGCATTGACAATGAGGCCTTGTACGATATTTGCTTCCGTACCCTGAAGATGTCAAACCCAACCTACGGTGACCTTAACCATCTGGTGTCCATGACCATGAGCGGGGTGACTACATCTTTGCGTTTCCCTGGTCAGCTCAATGCTGATCTAAGGAAGTTGGCAGTCAACATGGTGCCTTTTCCTCGTCTTCACTTCTTTATGACGGGGTTTGCTCCACTAACATCTCGAAGAAGCCAGCAATATAAAGCTCTCACAGTCCCTGAGCTAACCCAACAGATGTTTGACGCCAGGACCATGATGACCGCTTGTGACCCACATCATGGCCGCTACCTGACAGTGGCTGGAATCTTCCGAGGAAGGATGTCTACCAAAGAAGTAGATGAACAGATGTTGGCTGTGCAGTCCAAAAACAGTGCCTACTTTGTGGAGTGGATTCCCAACAATGTCAAGGTTGCAGTTTGTGACATTGCACCCCGTGGTCTGAAGTTAGCTTCTACTTTTATAGGCAACAACACGGCCATCCAAGAAATCTTTAAGCGAATAGCTGAACAGTTCTCAGCTATGTACCGAAGGAAAGCTTTCCTTCActggtatacaggagagggcatgGATGAGATGGAATTTACCGAGGCAGAGTGTAACACACATGATCTGATTGCAGAATACCAGCAGTACCAGGACGCCACTGCAGATATTGAGGACTATTTTGAAGAAGTTGAAGAAACTGAAGTAGTTCAAGTAACAGAGACTGTACTAAAGGGTTAG